A window of the Drosophila simulans strain w501 chromosome 2L, Prin_Dsim_3.1, whole genome shotgun sequence genome harbors these coding sequences:
- the LOC6732532 gene encoding fibronectin type-III domain-containing protein 3A isoform X4: MDGSKKTLLIKISANGTSHFYTPVAGYPGPGPAGNGPPHYHLPPPPPPQQQQQPPQQPQQQAPQGAPPPQQQQQQQQQQVAPPSVQGAPSAGSVGAAQGAPATATTTHTHAHSHSHSHAHSHTHPQPHAHSPHSPSPPNYRDERSQRQHNKLLRKLEKQRESNPPHSPSPRRANELNGHNNNNIPPGVPLPGHLSSHHNAVNHQGRRLPQQHQGPAHQVAQQQQSQARNGNPQHPQRAGSSVGGASSVGTSEDGEDNSSLAGDDEEEYHRENSIIEQISAIEKPEVIDVTSRAAKIIWESPAIANTVTVDMRQLRYQVLLCDSGKQCKYKSLYQGEAYECIVQDLQPGQDYLVRLQVHYQKLTGTVSDPTEFRTPPCEPDQPPPPKLVSRTKNSINLRWAAPAANGASIQHYLLEYDEGRMPGQPQKFVELAKIKAKHYVIGKLQPTTVYSFRLAAVNEAGQSPYSPVASYSTSGNPPPVPKPPQLLASSSSSLKLGWERRAQDGDFLLQLQDAESGHGFLNTYKGTELQTECLQLRRASSYQFRLRSENEAGFSPWSPEVSYRTLAERPGRPGKPHAKGKIHGTQFKARWDAPSDSGGAEILCYHLELSAAGPAFERIYSGAETEAMCERLQPGTTYALRTCCEGPAGQSPYSDIGHVTTEAVPPSAPPPPHCSDPPSPYAALLKLLHPEYNGGAPILEFEAQMRRLEQVQPPQLVYRGKQAYFVAQDLTPGGMYETQVRAINRIGAGNWSQWMRFTAAAAAPGVPEELRVLVKSATHLGVSWQPPLQENGAPVTSYTLKSASQERKEDDSEEEVKEPPSSEFHNCYQGPQTCAELRNLSPYTRYHFRIQASNSAGTGNSSDVISVCTPAAVPGAPQMQGYEFTAQEVTLNWTQPAAHGSPICSYNIEYGERTIATPDACTRYTVSGLMPETGYKFRVQAVNAIGAGAFSAYAKLTTQPAPPAPPRLECSGAGHNYIKLKWGENGNGKVVNSNPSGNGGDFTKYFVEMYVARAKQFQAVYSGTNCMCKVHKLQERSSYTFRIYAHTDRAGDGDYSEEFVFETSATLPANIKPPRVVQEGSVCLMELPGQLGMQLTLEWQHSKNSFNDRVEYELQYAVLGAAELEGESLSPKGRSSSSSGSSNGAPINLPNHDYRQLYRGPETKFTIDNLAAGTCYQFRVCPVRIAAGGELLYGQPSSPLRYQVPSELDPSSATCHHHLHGSTATPAMASSQRSSRKLSAGNGSTNGLHMRSVSASAISGASGVGADPVAIGRLQQELSGFNACADPLHHHHHHHHHHHQPCGGGVGGAGGISGATDSHHQHQHHMHHSHHMHHAHHPHTGMGGSSSNSSSSTAAAISSSLAQAGGLRRIVCKVTSLYSNRRRLSDQQKAVCIVVSFLVGTFLVAMLVNMLRG; this comes from the exons ATGGATGGTTCGAAGAAAACGCTGCTTATTAAA ATAAGCGCGAATGGCACTTCGCATTTCTACACCCCGGTGGCGGGCTATCCTGGCCCAGGACCTGCGGGCAATGGTCCACCACACTATCACttgccgccaccaccgccgccgcaacagcagcagcagccaccacaacaaccacagcagcAGGCGCCCCAAGGAGCACCAccgccacagcaacaacaacagcagcagcagcagcaggtggcaCCACCTTCGGTCCAAGGAGCACCAAGCGCTGGAAGTGTAGGTGCAGCCCAAGGAGCACCAGCCACTGCGACAACCACCCATACACACGCCCATTCGCACTCCCACTCACACgcccactcgcacacacatccCCAGCCACATGCACATTCCCCGCACTCGCCATCGCCGCCCAATTATCGGGATGAACGCAGCCAGCGGCAGCACAACAAGCTGCTCCGGAAGCTGGAGAAGCAGCGGGAGTCAA ATCCCCCGCATTCGCCATCTCCACGTCGTGCCAACGAACTGAATGGtcacaataataacaacattCCTCCGGGTGTGCCACTGCCCGGACACCTCAGTAGCCACCATAATGCAGTGAACCATCAAGGACGACGCctgccgcagcagcaccagGGGCCGGCCCATCAGGTGgctcagcagcaacagtcgcAGGCCAGGAACGGGAATCCGCAGCATCCCCAGAGAGCCGGCAGCAGTGTGGGTGGCGCCAGCTCCGTGGGAACCTCCGAGGACGGCGAGGATAACTCCAGTCTGGCCGGCGATGATGAGGAGGAGTACCATCGCGAGAACAGCATCATTGAGCAAATCTCAGCTATTGAAAAGCCTGAGGTAATCGATGTGACTTCACGGGCAGCCAAGATAATTTGGGAGAGTCCAGCCATTGCGAATACAGTGACGGTGGATATGCGGCAGCTCCGGTACCAAGTGCTCCTCTGTGATTCTGGAAAGCAGTGCAAGTACAAGAGCTTGTACCAAGGAGAGGCCTACGAGTGCATTGTGCAAGACCTGCAGCCGGGTCAGGATTACCTAGTCCGCTTGCAGGTGCACTACCAAAAACTAACGGGAACAGTGAGTGATCCCACGGAATTTCGGACGCCACCCTGTGAGCCTGACCAACCGCCGCCCCCGAAACTGGTTTCCCGGACTAAGAACTCCATAAACCTTCGATGGGCTGCTCCGGCAGCAAACGGTGCCAGCATACAGCACTATCTGCTGGAATACGATGAGGGCAGGATGCCCGGACAACCGCAAAAGTTTGTGGAATTGGCCAAGATCAAGGCCAAGCACTATGTCATTGGAAAACTGCAGCCGACTACGGTCTACAGTTTCCGTTTGGCGGCGGTTAATGAAGCGGGTCAGAGTCCCTATTCTCCGGTGGCCAGCTACAGCACCTCCGGAAATCCCCCGCCAGTGCCTAAACCACCTcagctgctggccagcagTTCCAGTTCCCTAAAACTGGGCTGGGAGCGGCGGGCCCAAGATGGAGACTTCCTGCTGCAACTACAGGACGCTGAATCGGGTCATGGTTTCCTGAATACCTACAAGGGTACAGAGCTGCAAACGGAGTGCCTGCAATTAAGACGGGCTAGCAGCTACCAATTCCGTCTGAGATCGGAAAACGAAGCCGGTTTTTCACCCTGGTCACCGGAGGTTAGCTACCGCACCTTAGCGGAACGTCCCGGAAGGCCAGGCAAGCCGCATGCCAAGGGAAAGATTCATGGCACCCAGTTTAAGGCCCGCTGGGATGCACCCAGCGATTCCGGTGGTGCTGAGATCCTGTGCTACCACTTGGAGTTAAGTGCCGCTGGGCCAGCTTTCGAAAGGATCTACAGTGGCGCCGAAACAGAAGCCATGTGCGAAAGACTTCAGCCGGGTACCACATACGCTCTGCGAACCTGTTGCGAAGGTCCAGCTGGTCAGAGTCCGTACTCCGATATAGGACATGTCACCACGGAGGCGGTGCCACCATCTGCTCCACCTCCACCGCATTGCAGTGATCCTCCCTCGCCGTACGCCGCCCTACTGAAGCTCCTGCATCCGGAGTATAACGGTGGAGCTCCGATCTTAGAGTTCGAAGCCCAGATGCGTCGCCTAGAGCAAGTGCAACCTCCGCAGTTGGTTTACCGCGGCAAGCAGGCCTACTTTGTTGCGCAGGATCTGACACCCGGTGGCATGTATGAAACCCAGGTAAGGGCCATTAACCGGATTGGCGCCGGTAACTGGTCTCAGTGGATGAGATttacagcagcagctgctgctcctggagtTCCCGAAGAGTTACGGGTGCTGGTGAAGTCGGCCACCCACCTGGGTGTCAGTTGGCAACCGCCGTTGCAGGAGAATGGTGCCCCAGTGACCAGTTACACCCTAAAAAGTGCCAGCCAAGAAAGAAAGGAAGATGACTCGGAGGAGGAGGTCAAAGAGCCGCCTAGCTCCGAATTCCACAACTGCTATCAGGGACCACAAACCTGCGCTGAACTGAGAAACCTTTCGCCCTACACACGCTACCATTTCCGCATCCAGGCGAGCAACTCAGCCGGAACGGGAAACTCCTCCGACGTGATAAGTGTATGTACGCCAGCCGCAGTTCCAGGAGCTCCTCAAATGCAGGGCTACGAGTTCACCGCCCAGGAGGTCACACTCAACTGGACCCAGCCGGCGGCCCACGGCTCGCCCATATGCTCCTACAACATTGAGTACGGGGAAAGAACTATCGCTACGCCGGATGCCTGTACACGCTATACTGTTAGTGGCTTAATGCCGGAAACCGGCTACAAGTTCCGTGTTCAAGCGGTCAACGCCATTGGTGCCGGAGCTTTTAGTGCCTATGCTAAGCTGACCACCCAACCAGCTCCTCCGGCACCACCTCGCTTAGAGTGCAGCGGTGCTGGCCACAATTACATAAAGCTCAAGTGGGGCGAGAACGGAAACGGCAAAGTCGTAAACTCCAATCCGTCTGGAAATGGTGGCGACTTTACCAAGTACTTTGTGGAGATGTATGTGGCCAGGGCTAAGCAGTTCCAGGCCGTCTACTCCGGCACCAATTGCATGTGCAAGGTGCACAAACTTCAAGAGCGAAGCAGCTACACTTTCCGGATTTATGCCCATACCGATCGGGCTGGCGATGGGGATTACTCGGAGGAATTTGTTTTTGAGACTTCGGCCACGCTGCCGGCGAACATAAAGCCTCCTCGTGTTGTCCAAGAGGGAAGCGTGTGCCTAATGGAGCTGCCTGGCCAACTGGGAATGCAACTCACCCTGGAGTGGCAGCACTCAAAGAACTCCTTCAATGATCGTGTGGAGTACGAATTGCAGTATGCAGTTTTGGGCGCAGCTGAATTGGAGGGTGAATCCTTGTCGCCCAAAGgacgcagcagcagttccagtGGCAGCTCAAACGGAGCTCCAATTAATTTGCCCAACCATGACTACAGGCAATTGTATCGCGGTCCAGAGACCAAATTCACCATTGACAATCTGGCAGCTGGTACATGCTACCAGTTCCGAGTGTGTCCAGTGCGGATAGCGGCAGGCGGAGAACTCCTGTATGGTCAACCGTCCAGTCCATTGCGCTACCAGGTGCCCAGTGAACTGGATCCTAGCTCGGCGACCTGTCATCACCACCTGCACGGCTCCACCGCAACACCGGCGATGGCCTCCAGCCAGAGAAGCAGCCGGAAACTGTCCGCCGGCAATGGCTCAACCAACGGTCTGCACATGCGATCGGTAAGTGCGTCGGCAATAAGTGGAGCGAGCGGCGTGGGAGCAGATCCCGTGGCAATTGGACGACTGCAGCAGGAGCTTTCTGGTTTCAATGCCTGCGCAGATCCCctgcatcaccatcatcatcatcaccaccaccaccatcagcCGTGCGGTGGCGGCGTTGGAGGAGCCGGTGGAATCTCCGGGGCAACGGACTCGCACcaccagcatcagcaccaCATGCACCACTCGCATCACATGCACCACGCCCACCATCCGCACACCGGAATGGGCGGTAGCTCTTCGAACTCCAGCTCCTCAACGGCGGCGGCCATATCCTCCAGTTTGGCCCAGGCGGGAGGATTAAGGCGGATCGTTTGTAAAGTTACTTCACTGTACTCCAACCGGAGGCGTCTTAGCGACCAACAAAAGGCCGTGTGCATTGTGGTCTCCTTCCTAGTGGGCACTTTCCTGGTCGCCATGCTCGTCAATATGTTGAGGGGCTAA
- the LOC6739242 gene encoding transient receptor potential-gamma protein isoform X1, with amino-acid sequence MMEEENTIRPHQEIRQLTLEEKKFLLAVERGDMAGTRRMLQKAQDTEYINVNCVDPLGRTALLMAIDNENLEMVELLINYNVDTKDALLHSISEEFVEAVEVLLDHENVTFHSEGNHSWESASEDTSTFTPDITPLILAAHRDNYEIIKILLDRGAVLPMPHDVRCGCDECVQSRQEDSLRHSRSRINAYRALASPSLIALSSKDPILTAFELSWELRRLSFLEHEFKNEYQELRKQCQDFATALLDHTRTSHELEILLNHDPTGPVYEHGERMHLNRLKLAIKLRQKKFVAHSNVQQLLASIWYEGLPGFRRKNMALQAVDIIRIGIMFPIFSLAYILAPYSSIGQTMRKPFIKFICHSASYFTFLFLLMLASQRIETFIGGWFFADSSGMLNTMEELPTKRGAKPTFIEWLILAWVSGLIWSEVKQLWDVGLQEYLNDMWNVIDFVTNSLYVATVALRVVSFFQVQKEMIYNSHATDLPRERWDAWDPMLISEGLFSAANIFSSLKLVYIFSVNPHLGPLQVSLSRMVMDIMKFFFLYVLVLFAFGSGLNQLLWYYADLEKKRCPEVSPMSALLNMNGTNDPNACIVWRRFSNLFETTQTLFWAVFGLIDLDSFELDGIKIFTRFWGMLMFGTYSVINIVVLLNLLIAMMNHSYQLISERADVEWKFARSKLWISYFEEGGTCPPPFNIIPTPKSIWYAIKWMRRVFCSGSSAARREHLKTIRRKAQQASDRDFKYQQIMRNLVRRYVTVEQRKAESQGVTEDDVNEIKQDISAFRCELVEILKNSGMDTNVTAGQGGGGGGKKNRQKERRLMKGFNIAPPGSTGSLAPVAEFSTSLDNYDNQHEILSSTLSTLFTPNFMHKRQQSQAGSGGGGSESPTTPTAPQGTQGAAMTASSQVTKYNKSALKPYNKRIAGHKKRWGTLIEAAKVGNVSKMLGRSKSEDSVCNSSHTSTPVHGQMRVTYAQNSPQQGYGYHITTSSTTTSTPTPTISVVSNSPAAHAGVGSHFFHTTSGLTAIAALKRKRKKFSSSKNICPVTESVAAANAAEILNDKTLKRVSSYPAAEAGAQHNPAQLVKPRRHEQTQSQHDSVETNSTFTLSIDPSNTSVNSREPLISTSCVSTTGAIG; translated from the exons ATGATGGAGGAGGAGAACACGATCCGGCCGCATCAGGAGATTCGGCAGCTGACGCTGGAGGAGAAGAAGTTCCTGCTGGCCGTGGAGAGGGGCGATATGGCCGGCACACGCAGGATGCTGCAGAAGGCCCAGGACACGGAGTACATCAATGTGAACTGCGTGGATCCTCTGGGACGAACAGCTCTGCTGATGGCCATTGACAACGAGAATCTGGAAATGGTGGAGCTGCTAATCAACTACAATGTGGACACCAAGGATGCGCTGCTGCATTCCATCTCTGAGGAATTCGTTGAGGCTGTGGAGGTGTTGCTGGACCACGAAAACGTCACCTTTCACAGCGAGGGCAATCAT AGCTGGGAATCCGCCTCAGAGGACACGTCGACCTTCACGCCGGACATAACGCCCCTGATCCTGGCGGCTCACCGCGACAACTATGAGATCATCAAGATCCTTTTGGATCGGGGTGCCGTGCTGCCCATGCCCCATGATGTGCGATGTGGCTGTGATGAGTGCGTTCAGTCGCGGCAGGAGGACTCCCTCAGGCACTCGAGATCGCGCATCAACGCCTATCGGGCCCTGGCCAGTCCCAGTTTGATAGCACTCTCCTCCAAGGACCCCATCCTCACGGCCTTCGAGTTGTCTTGGGAGCTGCGCAGGCTCAGCTTTCTCGAGCACGAATTTAAG AATGAGTACCAGGAGCTGCGCAAGCAGTGCCAGGACTTCGCCACCGCCCTGCTGGACCACACTCGCACCTCCCACGAGCTGGAGATCCTGCTCAACCACGATCCCACCGGTCCGGTTTACGAGCACGGCGAACGGATGCATCTAAACCGTCTGAAGCTGGCCATTAAACTGCGCCAGAAGAAG TTCGTGGCCCACTCGAATGTTCAACAACTGCTGGCAAGCATTTGGTACGAGGGATTGCCAGGATTCCGGAGGAAGAACATGGCGTTGCAGGCTGTGGACATCATACGGATCGGCATCATGTTCCCCATCTTCTCCTTGGCCTACATCCTGGCACCCTACTCCAGCATTGGCCAAACAATGCGAAAACCCTTCATCAAGTTCATCTGCCACAGCGCCTCCTACTTCACCTTTCTAT TTCTATTGATGTTGGCTTCTCAGAGAATTGAGACCTTCATCGGTGGCTGGTTCTTTGCTGATTCCTCGGGAATGCTGAACACGATGGAGGAGCTGCCCACGAAGCGCGGAGCCAAGCCCACCTTCATTGAGTGGCTAATCCTGGCCTGGGTGAGCGGTCTCATCTGGAGCGAGGTGAAGCAACTGTGGGACGTCGGTCTGCAGGAGTACCTCAACGACATGTGGAATGTGATCGACTTTGTCACGAACTCCCTGTATGTGGCCACAGTGGCTTTGCGGGTTGTATCCTTCTTTCAG GTCCAAAAAGAGATGATATACAACTCGCATGCCACGGATCTGCCGAGGGAGCGGTGGGACGCCTGGGACCCGATGCTCATATCGGAGGGTCTATTCAGTGCAGCGAACATTTTCAGTAGCCTCAAGCTGGTTTATATATTCTCGGTGAATCCGCATCTGGGGCCACTGCAGGTGTCGCTGTCCCGGATGGTGATGGACATCATGAagttcttctttttatatgTCCTAGTCCTGTTCGCTTTTGGCAGTGGTCTCAATCAGTTGCTGTG GTACTACGCCGATCTTGAGAAGAAACGTTGCCCTGAAGTTTCGCCCATGAGTGCTCTGCTAAACATGAATGGAACCAATGATCCCAATGCTTGCATTGTGTGGCGCAGATTCTCCAA TTTATTCGAAACCACACAAACCCTCTTCTGGGCTGTCTTCGGCCTAATAGATTTGGACAGCTTTGAGTTGGATGGAATCAAGATCTTTACCAGATTCTGGGGCATGCTAATGTTTGGAACTTACTCGGTCATAAATATTGTGGTGCTGCTCAACCTTCTCATTGCCATGATGAATCATTCGTATCAACTTATTTCG GAACGTGCTGATGTGGAGTGGAAGTTTGCTCGCTCCAAGCTCTGGATAAGCTACTTTGAGGAGGGCGGAACCTGTCCGCCGCCATTTAACATTATACCTACTCCGAAGTCTATTTGGTACGCCATCAAATGGATGCGTCGTGTCTTCTGCAGCGGATCCTCTGCCGCTCGACGGGAACATCTAAAGACAATACGA CGAAAGGCGCAGCAGGCTAGCGATCGGGACTTCAAGTACCAGCAGATAATGCGAAATTTGGTCAGACGTTATGTAACCGTGGAGCAGCGAAAGGCCGAATCCCAGGGAGTCACCGAGGACGATGTTAATGAGATCAAGCAGGATATATCCGCCTTCCGGTGCGAGCTGGTGGAAATACTCAAGAACAGCGGAATGGATACGAATGTGACGGCGGGTCAAGGAGGTG GAGGTGGTGGCAAGAAAAACCGCCAGAAGGAGCGTCGCCTGATGAAGGGCTTCAATATCGCACCGCCTGGCTCCACGGGATCGCTGGCTCCAGTTGCCGAGTTCTCCACGTCGCTGGACAACTATGACAACCAGCACGAGATCCTCAGCTCCACACTATCCACCCTCTTTACACCGAACTTTATGCACAAGCGCCAGCAAAGTCAGGCCGGAAGTGGAGGCGGCGGATCAGAGTCAccgaccacgcccacagctCCCCAGGGAACTCAGGGGGCGGCAATGACCGCCAGTAGCCAGGTCACCAAGTACAACAAGTCCGCCCTGAAGCCCTACAACAAACGAATCGCTGGACATAAAAAGAGATGGG GTACCCTAATCGAAGCCGCCAAAGTCGGCAACGTGAGCAAAATGCTGGGCCGATCGAAGTCCGAGGATTCGGTGTGCAACTCCTCGCACACATCAACGCCAGTTCATGGCCAGATGCGGGTGACCTACGCGCAGAACTCGCCACAGCAGGGATATGGTTACCATATCACAACCAGTTCCACAACCACATCCACACCAACTCCCACAATTTCGGTGGTCAGCAATTCGCCAGCAGCCCACGCCGGAGTGGGATCGCATTTCTTTCACACGACAAGTG GTCTCACTGCAATTGCTGCACTGAAGCGTAAGCGCAAAAAGTTCTCATCGAGCAAGAATATTTGTCCGGTCACCGAATCCGTGGCAGCGGCCAATGCTGCTGAGATACTAAATGATAAG ACCCTTAAGCGGGTGTCCAGCTATCCTGCCGCCGAGGCCGGCGCGCAGCACAATCCAGCCCAATTGGTCAAGCCAAGACGCCATGAGCAGACGCAGAGTCAACACGATTCGGTGGAGACCAACTCGACCTTCACTCTGTCCATCGATCCATCCAATACGTCTGTGAACTCCAGGGAGCCGCTAATCAGCACCAGTTGTGTTTCGACCACGGGAGCTATTGGTTGA
- the LOC6739242 gene encoding transient receptor potential-gamma protein isoform X2 gives MMEEENTIRPHQEIRQLTLEEKKFLLAVERGDMAGTRRMLQKAQDTEYINVNCVDPLGRTALLMAIDNENLEMVELLINYNVDTKDALLHSISEEFVEAVEVLLDHENVTFHSEGNHSWESASEDTSTFTPDITPLILAAHRDNYEIIKILLDRGAVLPMPHDVRCGCDECVQSRQEDSLRHSRSRINAYRALASPSLIALSSKDPILTAFELSWELRRLSFLEHEFKNEYQELRKQCQDFATALLDHTRTSHELEILLNHDPTGPVYEHGERMHLNRLKLAIKLRQKKFVAHSNVQQLLASIWYEGLPGFRRKNMALQAVDIIRIGIMFPIFSLAYILAPYSSIGQTMRKPFIKFICHSASYFTFLFLLMLASQRIETFIGGWFFADSSGMLNTMEELPTKRGAKPTFIEWLILAWVSGLIWSEVKQLWDVGLQEYLNDMWNVIDFVTNSLYVATVALRVVSFFQVQKEMIYNSHATDLPRERWDAWDPMLISEGLFSAANIFSSLKLVYIFSVNPHLGPLQVSLSRMVMDIMKFFFLYVLVLFAFGSGLNQLLWYYADLEKKRCPEVSPMSALLNMNGTNDPNACIVWRRFSNLFETTQTLFWAVFGLIDLDSFELDGIKIFTRFWGMLMFGTYSVINIVVLLNLLIAMMNHSYQLISERADVEWKFARSKLWISYFEEGGTCPPPFNIIPTPKSIWYAIKWMRRVFCSGSSAARREHLKTIRRKAQQASDRDFKYQQIMRNLVRRYVTVEQRKAESQGVTEDDVNEIKQDISAFRCELVEILKNSGMDTNVTAGQGGGGGKKNRQKERRLMKGFNIAPPGSTGSLAPVAEFSTSLDNYDNQHEILSSTLSTLFTPNFMHKRQQSQAGSGGGGSESPTTPTAPQGTQGAAMTASSQVTKYNKSALKPYNKRIAGHKKRWGTLIEAAKVGNVSKMLGRSKSEDSVCNSSHTSTPVHGQMRVTYAQNSPQQGYGYHITTSSTTTSTPTPTISVVSNSPAAHAGVGSHFFHTTSGLTAIAALKRKRKKFSSSKNICPVTESVAAANAAEILNDKTLKRVSSYPAAEAGAQHNPAQLVKPRRHEQTQSQHDSVETNSTFTLSIDPSNTSVNSREPLISTSCVSTTGAIG, from the exons ATGATGGAGGAGGAGAACACGATCCGGCCGCATCAGGAGATTCGGCAGCTGACGCTGGAGGAGAAGAAGTTCCTGCTGGCCGTGGAGAGGGGCGATATGGCCGGCACACGCAGGATGCTGCAGAAGGCCCAGGACACGGAGTACATCAATGTGAACTGCGTGGATCCTCTGGGACGAACAGCTCTGCTGATGGCCATTGACAACGAGAATCTGGAAATGGTGGAGCTGCTAATCAACTACAATGTGGACACCAAGGATGCGCTGCTGCATTCCATCTCTGAGGAATTCGTTGAGGCTGTGGAGGTGTTGCTGGACCACGAAAACGTCACCTTTCACAGCGAGGGCAATCAT AGCTGGGAATCCGCCTCAGAGGACACGTCGACCTTCACGCCGGACATAACGCCCCTGATCCTGGCGGCTCACCGCGACAACTATGAGATCATCAAGATCCTTTTGGATCGGGGTGCCGTGCTGCCCATGCCCCATGATGTGCGATGTGGCTGTGATGAGTGCGTTCAGTCGCGGCAGGAGGACTCCCTCAGGCACTCGAGATCGCGCATCAACGCCTATCGGGCCCTGGCCAGTCCCAGTTTGATAGCACTCTCCTCCAAGGACCCCATCCTCACGGCCTTCGAGTTGTCTTGGGAGCTGCGCAGGCTCAGCTTTCTCGAGCACGAATTTAAG AATGAGTACCAGGAGCTGCGCAAGCAGTGCCAGGACTTCGCCACCGCCCTGCTGGACCACACTCGCACCTCCCACGAGCTGGAGATCCTGCTCAACCACGATCCCACCGGTCCGGTTTACGAGCACGGCGAACGGATGCATCTAAACCGTCTGAAGCTGGCCATTAAACTGCGCCAGAAGAAG TTCGTGGCCCACTCGAATGTTCAACAACTGCTGGCAAGCATTTGGTACGAGGGATTGCCAGGATTCCGGAGGAAGAACATGGCGTTGCAGGCTGTGGACATCATACGGATCGGCATCATGTTCCCCATCTTCTCCTTGGCCTACATCCTGGCACCCTACTCCAGCATTGGCCAAACAATGCGAAAACCCTTCATCAAGTTCATCTGCCACAGCGCCTCCTACTTCACCTTTCTAT TTCTATTGATGTTGGCTTCTCAGAGAATTGAGACCTTCATCGGTGGCTGGTTCTTTGCTGATTCCTCGGGAATGCTGAACACGATGGAGGAGCTGCCCACGAAGCGCGGAGCCAAGCCCACCTTCATTGAGTGGCTAATCCTGGCCTGGGTGAGCGGTCTCATCTGGAGCGAGGTGAAGCAACTGTGGGACGTCGGTCTGCAGGAGTACCTCAACGACATGTGGAATGTGATCGACTTTGTCACGAACTCCCTGTATGTGGCCACAGTGGCTTTGCGGGTTGTATCCTTCTTTCAG GTCCAAAAAGAGATGATATACAACTCGCATGCCACGGATCTGCCGAGGGAGCGGTGGGACGCCTGGGACCCGATGCTCATATCGGAGGGTCTATTCAGTGCAGCGAACATTTTCAGTAGCCTCAAGCTGGTTTATATATTCTCGGTGAATCCGCATCTGGGGCCACTGCAGGTGTCGCTGTCCCGGATGGTGATGGACATCATGAagttcttctttttatatgTCCTAGTCCTGTTCGCTTTTGGCAGTGGTCTCAATCAGTTGCTGTG GTACTACGCCGATCTTGAGAAGAAACGTTGCCCTGAAGTTTCGCCCATGAGTGCTCTGCTAAACATGAATGGAACCAATGATCCCAATGCTTGCATTGTGTGGCGCAGATTCTCCAA TTTATTCGAAACCACACAAACCCTCTTCTGGGCTGTCTTCGGCCTAATAGATTTGGACAGCTTTGAGTTGGATGGAATCAAGATCTTTACCAGATTCTGGGGCATGCTAATGTTTGGAACTTACTCGGTCATAAATATTGTGGTGCTGCTCAACCTTCTCATTGCCATGATGAATCATTCGTATCAACTTATTTCG GAACGTGCTGATGTGGAGTGGAAGTTTGCTCGCTCCAAGCTCTGGATAAGCTACTTTGAGGAGGGCGGAACCTGTCCGCCGCCATTTAACATTATACCTACTCCGAAGTCTATTTGGTACGCCATCAAATGGATGCGTCGTGTCTTCTGCAGCGGATCCTCTGCCGCTCGACGGGAACATCTAAAGACAATACGA CGAAAGGCGCAGCAGGCTAGCGATCGGGACTTCAAGTACCAGCAGATAATGCGAAATTTGGTCAGACGTTATGTAACCGTGGAGCAGCGAAAGGCCGAATCCCAGGGAGTCACCGAGGACGATGTTAATGAGATCAAGCAGGATATATCCGCCTTCCGGTGCGAGCTGGTGGAAATACTCAAGAACAGCGGAATGGATACGAATGTGACGGCGGGTCAAGGAGGTG GTGGTGGCAAGAAAAACCGCCAGAAGGAGCGTCGCCTGATGAAGGGCTTCAATATCGCACCGCCTGGCTCCACGGGATCGCTGGCTCCAGTTGCCGAGTTCTCCACGTCGCTGGACAACTATGACAACCAGCACGAGATCCTCAGCTCCACACTATCCACCCTCTTTACACCGAACTTTATGCACAAGCGCCAGCAAAGTCAGGCCGGAAGTGGAGGCGGCGGATCAGAGTCAccgaccacgcccacagctCCCCAGGGAACTCAGGGGGCGGCAATGACCGCCAGTAGCCAGGTCACCAAGTACAACAAGTCCGCCCTGAAGCCCTACAACAAACGAATCGCTGGACATAAAAAGAGATGGG GTACCCTAATCGAAGCCGCCAAAGTCGGCAACGTGAGCAAAATGCTGGGCCGATCGAAGTCCGAGGATTCGGTGTGCAACTCCTCGCACACATCAACGCCAGTTCATGGCCAGATGCGGGTGACCTACGCGCAGAACTCGCCACAGCAGGGATATGGTTACCATATCACAACCAGTTCCACAACCACATCCACACCAACTCCCACAATTTCGGTGGTCAGCAATTCGCCAGCAGCCCACGCCGGAGTGGGATCGCATTTCTTTCACACGACAAGTG GTCTCACTGCAATTGCTGCACTGAAGCGTAAGCGCAAAAAGTTCTCATCGAGCAAGAATATTTGTCCGGTCACCGAATCCGTGGCAGCGGCCAATGCTGCTGAGATACTAAATGATAAG ACCCTTAAGCGGGTGTCCAGCTATCCTGCCGCCGAGGCCGGCGCGCAGCACAATCCAGCCCAATTGGTCAAGCCAAGACGCCATGAGCAGACGCAGAGTCAACACGATTCGGTGGAGACCAACTCGACCTTCACTCTGTCCATCGATCCATCCAATACGTCTGTGAACTCCAGGGAGCCGCTAATCAGCACCAGTTGTGTTTCGACCACGGGAGCTATTGGTTGA